A part of Vibrio sp. B1FLJ16 genomic DNA contains:
- the edd gene encoding phosphogluconate dehydratase yields MTHPVILNVTERLTERSREARASFLARTESQAEAGKGRVGLSCGNLAHAVAASCSTEKENILDFTHSNVALISAYNDMLSAHQPYQSYPTQIKQVLAKYGHTAQVAGCVPAMCDGVTQGQAGMDMSLFSRDLIAQSTALSLSHNVFDATLLLGICDKIAPGQLMGALSYAHLPTAFVPAGLMATGISNEEKVDVRQKYAAGEVGKDALLDMECRAYHSAGTCTFYGTANTNQLVFEAMGLMLPGSAFIHPYSELRKALTDHAALKIASMTTGSSNFRPLAEVVTEKSLINGIIALLASGGSTNHTIHMVAVARAAGILLTWQDISDLSEVVPLLARVYPNGPADMNAFQAAGGVPALMYRLNESDLLHRDVKPVFGEFSDQMTIPRLKNDKLIWATCQGSGDSEVIASSEAVFQNTGGTRVLNGNLGKAVVKVSAVKEEQRIIEAPAVVFQCQHEVEAAYKRGDLNKDCIVVVTHNGPAANGMPELHKLMPILGNVQKAGFKVALVTDGRLSGASGKIPSAIHISPEAIRGGAIGLVRDGDTISVDCQTGELNNLADTSGREIFQLDTESMQQTWGRGLFAVIRHNVSSADQGASFIV; encoded by the coding sequence ATGACCCACCCTGTTATTCTCAACGTTACAGAGCGTTTGACCGAGCGTAGCCGGGAGGCACGCGCATCATTTCTAGCACGAACAGAAAGCCAGGCTGAAGCCGGAAAAGGACGAGTCGGCTTGTCTTGCGGTAACCTTGCTCATGCCGTTGCTGCGTCATGCTCTACAGAAAAAGAGAATATTCTCGATTTCACCCATTCCAATGTTGCACTTATCAGCGCTTATAATGACATGTTGAGTGCCCACCAGCCTTATCAGAGCTATCCGACGCAAATTAAACAAGTACTGGCGAAGTATGGCCACACCGCTCAGGTGGCAGGTTGTGTTCCCGCGATGTGCGATGGGGTGACACAGGGTCAGGCTGGTATGGATATGTCACTGTTTTCCCGTGACTTAATCGCGCAATCAACCGCGTTATCACTGAGCCACAACGTCTTCGATGCCACACTGTTGCTGGGTATCTGCGACAAGATCGCACCGGGTCAGCTGATGGGGGCGCTTTCCTACGCTCACTTGCCGACAGCATTTGTACCTGCAGGTCTGATGGCCACAGGTATCAGCAACGAAGAAAAAGTCGATGTGCGCCAGAAGTACGCTGCGGGTGAAGTCGGTAAAGATGCCTTACTGGATATGGAGTGCCGCGCTTATCACTCCGCAGGTACCTGTACCTTTTACGGCACAGCCAATACTAACCAGTTAGTGTTCGAAGCCATGGGCCTAATGCTACCAGGCTCTGCGTTTATCCACCCGTATAGTGAACTGCGTAAAGCGCTAACAGACCATGCGGCACTGAAGATAGCGTCCATGACTACAGGCTCCAGCAATTTCCGTCCTCTGGCTGAAGTTGTAACGGAAAAGAGCCTAATCAACGGTATCATTGCGCTGCTAGCATCTGGCGGCAGTACTAACCACACCATTCATATGGTCGCCGTCGCTCGCGCTGCTGGTATCTTATTAACCTGGCAGGACATCAGTGATTTATCAGAAGTTGTGCCACTGCTGGCACGCGTATACCCGAATGGTCCCGCGGATATGAATGCGTTTCAGGCAGCCGGTGGCGTACCCGCGCTGATGTACCGTCTGAACGAATCCGATCTCCTGCATCGTGACGTGAAGCCTGTGTTCGGGGAGTTCTCTGATCAAATGACGATACCACGTCTGAAAAATGACAAACTGATTTGGGCGACCTGTCAGGGTAGCGGGGACAGTGAAGTTATTGCCTCATCAGAAGCGGTATTCCAAAACACAGGTGGTACACGCGTGCTGAACGGCAACTTAGGTAAAGCCGTGGTTAAAGTTTCTGCCGTCAAAGAAGAACAGCGCATTATTGAAGCACCAGCGGTGGTATTCCAGTGCCAGCACGAAGTAGAAGCCGCTTACAAACGTGGCGACCTTAATAAAGACTGCATTGTCGTGGTGACACACAACGGTCCCGCCGCAAATGGTATGCCGGAGTTACATAAACTGATGCCTATTCTGGGTAACGTACAGAAAGCAGGCTTTAAAGTCGCGCTGGTGACAGACGGTCGTTTGTCAGGAGCATCAGGTAAGATCCCGTCTGCGATTCATATATCACCCGAAGCAATTCGTGGTGGCGCGATTGGTTTAGTGCGTGATGGCGATACGATTAGTGTCGATTGCCAGACTGGCGAACTGAATAATTTAGCTGACACTTCTGGCCGT
- a CDS encoding gluconokinase: MAGSSVIVMGVCASGKSTIGEQLARKLGRKFIDGDDLHPRANIQKMASGQPLNDDDRKPWLERIRDAAYSLESKNEHGIIVCSALKKSYRDQIREGNDNVTFLFLDGDMALILNRMRMRQGHFMKENMVKSQFETLERPDNEPKTLSVSIDGDISDIVERSAAELQQQPVEVAL; encoded by the coding sequence ATGGCTGGTAGTAGTGTCATCGTTATGGGTGTGTGTGCTAGCGGAAAAAGCACAATTGGCGAGCAACTGGCAAGAAAGCTGGGGCGTAAATTCATCGATGGTGATGACCTTCACCCGCGAGCAAACATCCAGAAAATGGCATCTGGTCAGCCGCTTAATGATGACGACCGCAAGCCATGGTTAGAGCGCATTCGCGATGCGGCTTACAGCCTGGAAAGCAAGAATGAGCACGGCATTATTGTCTGTTCAGCACTGAAAAAGAGTTACCGCGATCAGATCCGCGAAGGCAACGACAACGTGACCTTCTTATTCCTTGATGGCGATATGGCACTTATCCTCAATCGCATGCGCATGCGCCAGGGGCATTTCATGAAAGAAAACATGGTGAAGAGCCAGTTCGAAACCCTGGAGCGCCCGGATAACGAACCTAAGACGCTAAGCGTGAGTATCGATGGCGACATCAGTGATATTGTCGAGCGCTCTGCAGCAGAACTGCAACAACAACCTGTTGAGGTAGCGTTATGA
- a CDS encoding GntP family permease has translation MEQLAQAPDPTYLLTIAGLAIAALLVLIIKLKVHAFASLTMVSLGTAIATGVSTDKVVPTMMGGFGGTLASVALLVGLGAMIGKILEVTGGAKVLADTLIGRFGKERAPLALGIASLLFGFPIFFDAGLVVMMPIILSVAARFGGSPLKYALPAAGAFAVMHAFVPPHPGPVAAAEFLGANIGLLLVVGILVAIPTWYLGAYLFGLYAGKKFEIPLSKAFFDGDAVVDESKLPKFATVMTLLVLPVLLICLDTVLNTLAVAGVIDGGSSLVSFLRMLGKTPVALLITLVVCLAVFAKDYGMAKLEKLCGESLAPICGVILVTGAGGMFGGVLRASGIGDALAGVLTNTGMPVIVAAFVISTCLRVAQGSATVALTTTAALIAPVVAVTTGLSELDLCFIVIAIAGGATVLSHFNDSGFWLVSRLLEMDEKTTLKTWTVMETLLGGIAFIIVATLSFIL, from the coding sequence ATGGAGCAATTAGCCCAAGCCCCTGATCCTACATACTTACTGACGATTGCAGGCCTTGCCATTGCAGCGTTACTTGTTTTAATTATTAAACTGAAAGTCCATGCGTTTGCTTCCCTCACAATGGTGAGTTTGGGTACTGCTATTGCCACTGGCGTTTCAACGGATAAGGTCGTACCGACTATGATGGGCGGCTTTGGTGGTACTCTGGCCTCCGTCGCATTGCTGGTCGGCCTTGGCGCGATGATCGGTAAAATTCTTGAAGTGACCGGCGGTGCGAAAGTACTGGCGGACACCCTGATTGGCCGCTTTGGTAAAGAGCGTGCACCACTTGCGCTAGGTATCGCCTCATTATTATTTGGCTTTCCAATCTTCTTCGATGCTGGCTTGGTTGTGATGATGCCAATTATTCTCAGCGTTGCTGCTCGTTTTGGTGGTTCGCCACTCAAATACGCGTTACCTGCTGCCGGTGCCTTTGCAGTAATGCACGCGTTTGTTCCACCGCATCCGGGTCCCGTTGCTGCGGCAGAGTTTCTTGGCGCAAACATTGGCCTGCTTTTGGTGGTTGGTATCTTGGTTGCTATTCCGACCTGGTACCTTGGCGCTTACCTGTTTGGTCTTTATGCCGGTAAGAAATTTGAGATCCCGCTTTCCAAAGCCTTCTTTGACGGCGATGCGGTAGTCGATGAAAGCAAACTGCCAAAGTTTGCGACAGTGATGACGCTGCTTGTGTTGCCTGTCCTTCTAATCTGTTTAGATACGGTTCTCAACACCTTAGCGGTGGCTGGTGTTATTGATGGCGGCTCTTCACTGGTGTCATTCCTACGCATGCTGGGTAAAACCCCGGTAGCCCTGCTTATTACCCTGGTAGTGTGTCTTGCTGTGTTTGCTAAAGATTACGGGATGGCAAAACTGGAAAAACTCTGTGGTGAGTCACTGGCTCCAATCTGTGGCGTAATTCTGGTGACCGGTGCTGGCGGTATGTTTGGTGGAGTACTGCGTGCAAGCGGGATCGGTGATGCGCTTGCAGGCGTGTTAACCAATACTGGTATGCCTGTTATTGTTGCTGCATTTGTTATTTCTACTTGTCTGCGTGTTGCTCAGGGCTCGGCTACTGTCGCTTTGACAACCACAGCCGCACTTATTGCCCCTGTTGTTGCGGTCACTACTGGTCTGAGCGAGCTTGATCTTTGCTTTATCGTGATTGCCATTGCTGGTGGTGCTACTGTGCTTTCACACTTCAATGATTCTGGTTTCTGGCTGGTATCTCGCCTGCTTGAGATGGATGAAAAAACCACATTAAAAACCTGGACGGTAATGGAAACGCTACTTGGCGGCATCGCGTTTATTATCGTCGCAACATTAAGCTTTATTCTTTAG
- a CDS encoding bifunctional 4-hydroxy-2-oxoglutarate aldolase/2-dehydro-3-deoxy-phosphogluconate aldolase, producing the protein MTTLEQRLREIKIVPVIAINDVAHALPLAKVLVENGLPCAEVTFRTDAAAESIRIMREAYPELLIGAGTVLTTQQVDIAIDAGVDFIVSPGFNPTTVKYCQQRGVTIVPGVNNPSLVEQAMEMGLRTLKFFPAEPSGGVNMLKALTAVYPVNFMPTGGVSPSNVEEYLALKSVVACGGTWMVPTAMMDNGDWEGLAELVRAVK; encoded by the coding sequence ATGACAACACTTGAACAACGATTGAGAGAGATCAAAATCGTTCCGGTTATCGCTATCAACGATGTCGCACACGCACTGCCACTGGCTAAAGTGTTGGTAGAAAACGGTTTACCATGTGCAGAAGTGACATTCCGCACTGATGCGGCGGCAGAGTCGATTCGTATCATGCGTGAAGCATATCCGGAGTTATTGATTGGTGCAGGTACTGTACTGACCACGCAACAAGTCGATATCGCTATTGATGCGGGTGTGGATTTTATCGTCAGCCCGGGTTTTAACCCGACCACAGTGAAATACTGTCAGCAACGTGGCGTGACTATCGTTCCTGGTGTGAACAACCCAAGCCTGGTTGAGCAGGCCATGGAAATGGGTCTGCGCACGCTGAAGTTCTTCCCGGCAGAACCGTCTGGTGGCGTGAACATGCTAAAAGCTCTGACAGCCGTTTACCCGGTAAACTTTATGCCGACAGGTGGCGTCAGCCCGTCTAATGTAGAAGAGTATCTGGCGCTGAAGTCAGTGGTTGCCTGTGGCGGTACGTGGATGGTACCAACAGCAATGATGGACAATGGCGACTGGGAAGGTCTGGCTGAACTGGTGCGTGCGGTTAAGTAA
- a CDS encoding helix-turn-helix transcriptional regulator, translated as MSFQNPIPLRLKEARKKAKLSQKALGVKIGMDESSASPRMNQYEKGKHSPDVQTLKLIADELDVPLSYFFCEDKLSAHLAIAISRLTPSQKEVLLNYISQLDVDS; from the coding sequence GTGTCATTCCAAAACCCAATTCCACTGCGCCTCAAAGAAGCGCGTAAAAAAGCAAAACTCTCTCAGAAGGCCTTGGGAGTAAAAATAGGTATGGATGAAAGCTCGGCAAGCCCAAGGATGAATCAGTACGAAAAAGGGAAACATTCGCCTGATGTTCAAACGCTGAAACTGATTGCGGATGAGCTTGATGTACCGTTAAGTTACTTTTTCTGTGAGGATAAGTTATCTGCGCACCTAGCTATTGCCATAAGTCGACTAACTCCTTCACAAAAAGAAGTACTTCTCAACTACATCTCACAGCTAGATGTTGATAGCTAG
- a CDS encoding DEAD/DEAH box helicase family protein, with amino-acid sequence MLRVWQIECSERTLRKFKDNHRHFFCQATPGAGKTVLAATIASRLLQDDMVELVLCFSPSLTVSDGIKKTFSNTLNCTFNGGLGSIGQSLTYQSIQFLNDEFWQTLRYRRVFVVFDEIHHCSGSEIENANVWGQQVLTKIQGLATYTLAMSGTPWRSDALPIVLGEYSDSEGQLQVDYQYTLKQAIADKVCRSPKLVLVDNEHLSVICDEKVESFSSILEMIKQTKTSYQSVIHNQEAMEYLLGLGCKKLAEIRSESPSAGGLVVASSVQHAKVIKRILSHKYSQTVSIVTYRHEEPLVEIERYRQSDAQWIVSVGMISEGTDIPRLQVCCHMSSVKTELYFRQVLGRILRVNGLINQQAWLFTFAEKSLIEFAERIEQDIPESCLFAKLATQEESEFADNRSLINQNNSLLGEEVVNSNLIWGNTVKSGSSSGGSLSAVDDLRLGGFKQRVISAFS; translated from the coding sequence GTGTTAAGAGTTTGGCAAATAGAGTGTTCAGAAAGAACATTAAGAAAATTTAAAGATAATCATCGTCACTTCTTTTGCCAAGCCACACCGGGGGCTGGTAAAACCGTTCTTGCAGCTACGATTGCTTCAAGACTGTTGCAAGATGATATGGTCGAACTTGTATTGTGTTTTTCGCCGTCTTTAACGGTTTCGGATGGAATAAAAAAAACCTTTTCGAACACTCTAAATTGCACTTTTAATGGTGGGTTAGGTTCAATTGGGCAGTCGCTAACCTATCAATCCATTCAATTCCTTAATGATGAATTTTGGCAAACCCTCCGTTACCGAAGAGTGTTTGTTGTCTTTGACGAGATTCATCACTGCTCGGGCTCAGAGATAGAAAATGCAAATGTTTGGGGTCAACAAGTACTTACAAAAATTCAGGGACTTGCGACCTATACACTTGCTATGTCGGGAACCCCATGGCGTTCGGATGCTTTACCTATCGTATTGGGTGAGTACAGTGACTCTGAGGGGCAGCTTCAGGTCGACTATCAATATACGTTGAAGCAAGCTATTGCTGATAAGGTTTGCAGATCTCCAAAGTTGGTCCTAGTAGACAATGAACATTTGTCGGTAATTTGTGATGAAAAGGTTGAATCATTTTCCTCAATACTAGAGATGATTAAACAGACTAAAACCTCCTATCAGAGTGTCATACATAATCAAGAAGCGATGGAGTACTTGCTTGGTCTTGGTTGTAAAAAGCTTGCAGAAATACGCTCTGAATCGCCAAGTGCGGGAGGGTTAGTTGTTGCTTCATCCGTTCAGCATGCGAAAGTAATTAAGAGAATACTTTCTCATAAATACTCCCAAACAGTCTCAATAGTTACATACCGTCATGAAGAGCCTTTAGTTGAAATAGAACGATATCGTCAAAGTGATGCTCAGTGGATCGTTAGTGTTGGAATGATTAGCGAAGGTACTGATATTCCTCGTCTTCAAGTTTGTTGCCATATGAGTTCGGTCAAAACTGAATTGTACTTTAGGCAAGTACTTGGACGCATTCTTAGAGTAAATGGGCTGATAAACCAGCAAGCTTGGCTATTTACTTTTGCAGAGAAAAGCTTGATTGAATTTGCAGAACGGATAGAACAAGACATTCCTGAATCATGTCTTTTTGCCAAACTTGCCACGCAAGAAGAATCTGAATTTGCTGATAACCGTAGTCTAATAAATCAAAATAACTCTTTGTTAGGTGAAGAAGTAGTTAACTCAAATCTTATCTGGGGGAATACAGTTAAAAGCGGCTCCAGTTCAGGTGGCTCGCTTAGTGCTGTTGATGACCTTCGGCTAGGGGGATTCAAACAGCGCGTCATTTCTGCTTTTTCGTAG
- a CDS encoding ATP-binding protein, producing MEDKFILNLIDVALKGDKSTAQMIVRKLASKVRLDSPSLYEQINKKLATDALRSSNVRRLPLPVDADSRQSLIKVEEPVSLLKEPIYSKDVSEAFEQVLLEREYKDALLSEGLQPTKSIIFQGPPGVGKTLSARWLANQLDLPLLTLDLATVMSSFLGKTGSNVRAVLEHAMSFPCVLLLDEFDAIAKRRDDDRELGELKRLVTVLLQTIDEWPATSLLIAATNHGELLDPAIWRRFDMEISFTMPTKGMVNEYLSNYWSDVADKKEEYLDKFEGMSFSNIDRELTQQKRANVISSLTLRKLVGEENVSYHEELSLEEKKVMAVKLHKQGLSQRAISNKLGISRPTVKKSIEDSGEG from the coding sequence ATGGAAGATAAATTCATATTAAATTTGATAGATGTTGCCCTTAAGGGAGATAAATCTACAGCTCAAATGATTGTTAGAAAGTTGGCTTCAAAAGTTCGACTAGATAGCCCATCGCTATATGAGCAGATAAATAAAAAATTGGCTACAGATGCTTTAAGGAGCAGTAACGTTAGGCGGTTACCTCTACCTGTAGATGCAGATAGCAGACAAAGTTTAATCAAAGTAGAAGAGCCAGTGTCGCTTCTGAAGGAGCCCATTTACTCTAAGGATGTTTCGGAAGCTTTTGAGCAAGTGCTATTAGAAAGAGAGTATAAAGACGCTCTTTTATCAGAGGGGCTACAGCCAACTAAGTCGATTATATTCCAAGGCCCACCTGGAGTTGGTAAAACTCTTTCCGCTAGGTGGTTGGCAAATCAGTTGGATCTTCCACTGTTAACTCTAGATTTAGCGACCGTGATGAGTAGCTTTTTAGGAAAAACAGGAAGTAATGTAAGGGCTGTACTCGAGCATGCTATGTCTTTTCCTTGCGTACTGCTGCTTGATGAGTTTGATGCTATAGCGAAACGTCGAGATGATGATCGTGAGCTAGGTGAACTTAAAAGGCTGGTTACGGTACTTCTCCAGACTATAGATGAATGGCCTGCAACATCATTACTTATTGCAGCAACAAATCATGGTGAGCTTCTAGATCCTGCTATATGGAGACGGTTTGATATGGAAATATCATTTACAATGCCTACAAAGGGAATGGTAAATGAGTACTTATCCAATTATTGGTCAGATGTTGCTGATAAGAAAGAAGAATATCTCGATAAATTTGAAGGTATGTCATTCAGCAATATTGATCGTGAATTGACGCAGCAAAAGCGAGCTAATGTAATTTCATCACTGACGCTTAGGAAGCTAGTTGGAGAAGAGAATGTAAGTTATCACGAAGAGTTGAGCTTGGAAGAGAAGAAAGTAATGGCTGTAAAGCTTCATAAACAAGGACTCTCTCAAAGAGCTATCTCAAATAAGCTTGGTATTAGTAGACCAACGGTTAAAAAGTCGATTGAAGACTCTGGGGAAGGGTAA
- a CDS encoding S8 family peptidase: protein MKNFIIGYGESLTNSVEVRSGGGEKKHPYTFYEARDRLVKDLSSVIEDIDLKPEAQCANGEVVIKFLQHPSYLAKSYYPTKLFNRYDIKDVGSKSQRIKPEKWAVKKHPEEGLTSCIFVSGTKSKFEAMLNSIQHDNLPETTKDIIRSIENISSITPDEKIKHIDEQSDELKLEVVLHASEHDEFVKRSFNDYSVSLGGIVDWKRAKTVGGLTFLPVTIGTGTEQELAQFSHLRALRSMPQLRFNHPDVLRESLKEAFELPQFKALNNDFKVCIFDGGIGTEHILHDWVTEYIPSDVTHGHPSLLAHGSEVCSAFLFGPYIDGSPQMGEPYSKVDIVRVLSATDTDPDLFDVLTRVEDVLKKKEYKYINLSLGPRLAIDDDDVHVWTSVIDRLLQDGHCFATVAIGNDGELDGEFARIQPPSDMVNCFAVGASDSKSDKWERAPYSCIGPGRSPGVVKPDGVIFGGSYSELFKVYSPLTHSIIGTLGTSYAAPYALRVAAGIDAITDFDLNPSTVKALMVHHASREEKEQNDVGWGLLPNSPESIVECLDDEAIIVYQGELNKSEHLRIPIPIPDGIDCTWVHLKATFCFNAITDPEHPLHYTRSGLDIVFRGNESKKKSDESDHADSKTFFSVGNLYETEEELREDAHKWETCISRSQRFKKDTLFNPVFDVKYHAREQGGDSQTELEPLNYSLVISIRAQGDNNTYNLVLQQNQTLQAVKVANRVRV, encoded by the coding sequence ATGAAGAACTTTATTATTGGCTATGGTGAATCGCTTACTAACTCTGTGGAAGTAAGGAGCGGTGGGGGTGAAAAGAAGCATCCATACACTTTTTATGAAGCAAGAGATAGATTGGTAAAAGACCTGTCTAGTGTTATCGAAGACATAGACTTAAAACCAGAGGCACAATGTGCAAATGGTGAGGTTGTAATAAAGTTCTTACAACACCCTTCTTACCTTGCCAAGTCCTATTACCCGACAAAGTTATTTAATCGATATGATATTAAGGATGTAGGCTCAAAATCCCAGCGTATAAAACCCGAAAAGTGGGCCGTTAAAAAACACCCTGAAGAAGGGCTTACATCGTGTATTTTTGTGTCAGGAACTAAATCGAAGTTCGAAGCAATGTTGAACAGTATTCAGCATGACAACTTACCTGAGACTACAAAAGATATCATTAGATCAATCGAAAATATTAGCTCTATAACTCCTGATGAAAAGATCAAGCATATAGACGAGCAGAGTGATGAACTCAAGCTAGAGGTAGTGTTGCATGCTTCTGAGCATGATGAATTCGTTAAACGTTCATTTAACGACTATTCAGTCTCCCTAGGGGGAATTGTTGATTGGAAAAGAGCTAAAACTGTAGGGGGACTGACTTTCTTGCCCGTGACTATTGGCACTGGTACAGAACAGGAATTGGCACAATTTTCTCATCTAAGGGCACTAAGGAGTATGCCTCAACTCAGGTTTAATCACCCTGATGTGCTGAGAGAGTCCCTAAAAGAAGCCTTTGAACTACCTCAGTTCAAAGCGTTAAACAATGATTTTAAGGTATGTATATTCGATGGCGGAATAGGTACGGAACATATTCTCCATGATTGGGTGACAGAGTATATTCCATCCGATGTTACTCATGGACACCCAAGCTTGTTAGCCCATGGCAGTGAAGTATGTTCTGCATTTCTCTTTGGGCCATACATAGATGGAAGTCCCCAAATGGGAGAACCATATTCTAAAGTCGATATTGTTCGTGTTTTATCAGCTACGGATACAGATCCCGATCTATTCGATGTATTGACTAGAGTAGAAGATGTTTTAAAGAAAAAGGAATATAAATACATAAATTTGAGTCTAGGGCCAAGACTGGCGATAGATGATGATGATGTGCACGTATGGACCTCGGTTATTGACAGGCTTCTACAAGATGGCCACTGCTTTGCCACTGTTGCCATTGGTAATGATGGAGAGCTAGACGGTGAGTTTGCTAGGATACAACCTCCAAGTGACATGGTTAACTGTTTTGCTGTTGGGGCGAGTGACTCTAAAAGTGATAAGTGGGAAAGAGCTCCCTACAGCTGTATTGGACCAGGCAGAAGCCCAGGAGTAGTTAAGCCTGATGGTGTCATTTTTGGAGGTTCATACAGTGAACTTTTCAAAGTTTACTCTCCTTTGACTCATTCAATCATAGGGACATTAGGGACAAGCTATGCTGCCCCTTATGCTTTAAGAGTAGCGGCTGGCATCGATGCGATTACAGACTTTGACTTGAATCCGTCTACAGTAAAGGCGCTAATGGTGCATCATGCGAGTCGTGAGGAAAAAGAACAAAATGATGTTGGGTGGGGGTTATTGCCAAATTCCCCAGAGTCCATTGTGGAATGCTTGGATGATGAAGCAATTATCGTGTATCAAGGTGAACTGAATAAGTCAGAACATTTGAGAATACCTATCCCTATTCCTGATGGGATTGATTGTACTTGGGTTCACCTCAAAGCGACGTTTTGCTTCAACGCAATTACAGATCCAGAGCACCCATTGCATTATACGAGAAGTGGTCTTGATATTGTGTTTAGAGGAAATGAAAGTAAGAAAAAAAGCGATGAATCTGATCATGCTGATTCTAAAACGTTCTTTTCCGTTGGTAATCTATATGAAACTGAAGAGGAATTAAGGGAAGATGCACACAAATGGGAAACGTGTATTTCTAGATCTCAACGATTCAAAAAAGATACCCTCTTCAACCCGGTGTTTGACGTTAAGTATCACGCTAGAGAGCAAGGTGGAGATAGCCAAACAGAACTGGAACCACTTAACTACTCACTTGTGATATCTATTAGAGCGCAGGGTGATAACAATACTTACAACTTGGTTCTTCAGCAAAACCAGACGTTACAAGCGGTGAAAGTTGCCAACCGAGTTAGAGTATAG